DNA from Triplophysa dalaica isolate WHDGS20190420 chromosome 21, ASM1584641v1, whole genome shotgun sequence:
CatactcacgcacacacacattctcaatGTCTACATTATTTGGTCCTGTTAGTTGCTACTCACCAACCAGctggaaatggaaaaaatgaagGTGGAACAAGAGAAGAAAAAATGCTACCTTGCACAAGAGGCCCTCAAAGaaaaggtttgtgttttattcGACATGAAAAGACAAGACACGATTTTCCGCAGCAAGCATTTAGAGACTTGACTCCAGTCAGACTTTAGCTCAGGTGTGTTTCTGTGTCCTCAGGACAGCAAATCTCTGTCTGTAAGCGAAGCTCCAGCATCTTCCACTCCTTCATTGTCCCGATCCAGTTCGATCAGTGGGACAGAACACGCTGGCTTGCATTCCTCCATATTCTCACAGGTAAACTCATCTCATACTTTGCCCTTAGATTATTCACGGGAGTATCTAGCAGTACATTTTACTCCTCCCATGTATCTAATAGTCTTTTCTCTGTCAATTCATGTTACTTTATACTCATGTCATCCATTAATGATTCTCCATGCTTGTACCGGCTtttgacataaaaatgacaGTATTAAACTAGTGTACATAAATACAGATTGTAAACATAAGTGTATGTTGATATtgaatcattttattgactgtTTTTTTAGCAGGAGGATTCTCTGGACCATTCTTTCAGCACAATGAGCATCAGTGGGACAAACCTGTATGAGGCGGCTCGGCTGGGCGGTGGGTCCAGTGTAATTGAGAACCTCCAGTCTCAGTTGAAACTCAGAGAGGGCGAGATAGCCCAGCTGCAGGTGTGGGTCTTGAATTCATCTTAGTAGTATGACAGCAGCGTTTAAAAGCTATAATGTAGAAAATTTTAGATTGTCATTCACACTGTCTCTTTCCTTCATAATTCTTCATGCTCAGTTGGAGATTGCCAGTCTAGAGAGAAGCCGAACCGTGATGTCAGAGGAGCTGGTGAGACTAACCAATCAGAATGATGATTTGGATGGTCAAGTGAAGGATATTCCCAAACTGAAAGTACAGCTAATGGTGAacagctttaataaaaaaatacactctTCATTCTGTTTAAGGCTTTATAACCATGTCTTATTTGAATCATTGAACACAATGATAGTAACATAGTATCACATTTAACCAAACGTTTGTCTGTGTATTGCAGGACTTAGAGCAGAGGCACAACACCATCCTGCAGATGTATGGAGAGAAGGCAGAAGAAGCAGAGGAACTACGTCTGGATCTAGAGGATGTGAAGAacatgtacaaaacacaaatcgatgaactgttgaaaaaaaataaaaaataatggaCATACTGGCTGTAAACAGAGATCACAGTAGAAGGAGTAATTGTGCTTTTACAGTTACGCATCCCACAGCATTAGTGATAAAAGACCAAGTAacttaaacatacttttttctGAGAAAAGAGTTTGTTCAAGGTGAACAGTCATTGATAAAGGTATTTAAAACCTGATTCCTTTTTTGTCTGTggggttttattttaaacccGATTCCTTTTACGGCTATGGggttatattttcaatattgcTTTTCTGAGTTAATAACCATATTGTGTTAAAATAACAGAGATGACTATATATCTACCAGTGTATAGGTGTTTAGATTTGGTGATGTAACAACACTTGAATTTGCACAGTGAAGTGGGActtatttatgtgtttagtaTGTAATCAGAATGATTATTTGTAAATTCTATCCTCTAAGCTGCAAATCCCTCCGATAATCACAGTTAAACTGCTGTTGACCTCtctttacaatgtaaaatgaaatatgttttttagaTTGCTTTTCATTTCcgacatattttaaatgacttgATTTGCACTCGTTTACCTTTCTACTCCTGTTTGGAAGCTCATGTAAGAATGGTATAAAGGAAAAAGTTTCATTGTCATATTTTATGACAGTCAAAAATTGAAACAAGGTCAGGCATTTTAGTGTATCTACGGTTTTATGCACGTGTGTAAATAAAGAGACAAGTATTAAACAGACTAATTCATTAATCGCTTTTTAACAGTTATTAGTTatttaatgtttactgtattgtaGAAAATATTAACATATGAACCTTTTCAACAGTGTTAAATCAGGACCGACAGCTCCATCTTTCGGTCAAAAGCGGTATCACATGCCGGCTTATAGTTTCCGGTAGTATGGCGACTGCATCCCTCAATGCACACACTGCTACTTAGTTTCTCCGAGGAGGTATGCTCACActtttttacaaacacatttattactTTAACTTAAATTGGCTCCGAAgtataaataatcaaaatcGAGTTGCCGTCGGCTGTTTTAACATTGCGGGTATGTTTATTTGTCAGTAAACCGCTGATATAATTAAAGGTGGGGCAGCTGATAGTCTCTTTACTCTGGTAACGTGTCAAACCGTCGTGGCTTCTGTGGTCTCCATCCACCACTGTATTATATTGGTCTTAAAACCTATTCAGTGACATCGCTGTGTGTCCAGGAACATGGGATTCGTTATTTTACGTCCATTACAGCTTTGATAAACCTCTATTCTGAATATTATAGTGAAGTGTAGATAAGTTTATCAAAAGTTTCTTACATCCAGCAttgtgcatttactgtgtgttactgttAACTGAGCTGCTCTGTCAACGATGTGGGTCGGGATTTGCGAATATGCCCCTTTGTTAATCTTTTTAAGTCACTCGTAGACAGACAGATCGCATCTGAGACTCTTTCAGACAGAAAGTAAGCATCTTACTTAAAGCTGAAGTACTTTtaaacagtggttctcaaacttgaGGTCCCCTTTGTGTAGACTGCATCTTCTTTTGCAGCTCCTCCCCAAATAAAGATTTACaatcttaaacttaaaatgtgtattaaacCAAAATATATGCAGTTAAGCAATactggaacatcaattattttggttggtgatcttattttttctgatgCTTGATTGCACACAATTCGttataaatttctatatttcataagatgccacaaaatctgtgccccACCTGGACCCATCTTGGGGAAAACAGGTTGAAGAACTACTAATATAGACTATGGTGACCATAATAAGCATCTCCTTTAAGAAAAGCTTTTTAAGTCTTTCCgtaagtttttattttggttttcaaATGTTAATAATTATACTAGAGTTACGTTTTATTGTAGTAACAATAATTTTGTTACCGTGGTGACATACTTTTGGATTCACTCATTTGAAGTTCTCAGGGCTTCTGAATGAGACTCGCACATCACCACACTAGTTGACATGTTTTTTCCTCATGGTTATAACTATGTAACAACCTTAAATTGCATTGTCATAAGGCAACATATCAACTGTAGTTTTCACCTTAATGCCATAAAGTTTTTACACTTAATATTGTTACTACAGTTTAAATCTGTGGTTATTTTATAATCGCCAGTATGGTCTAAAAATACAAACCCTTTTCTTACACTGTTTAAAAGCTTGatatattagtttatttttgtttcatttcatttcatttttatttttcatttattttcacttaataaacagttaaaattattatttcagtttatttctgggacaacatttctaatcctttagtttttaaataaaatttaaaccaATATATAATTCAATTTCTCAAAAgagaaattattaatttaagcTTTAGTGAAACTgtttaaactataaaaatgtaagCCGTAGCGATCACTTAGTTacgttttctatttattttagtaaaatattacatattattagTAAATCATGGTTGTCACAAAAATAGAGGTTGTTAGGCACACTTTAGGTAAACCACTATTATTTTAAGGAGAACACTTCTCCTGACACGCGCCCTTCACGCTTTTCCTTGTAAGGCAGGTTCAGCGGGGTAAGGGAAAGCCCTACAGCTTTCTATAGTGCTTGTATAATTGACCTTCACCTTCTCTGCAGCAGCTGCCTGCTCATGTCAAGTAAAGCTTGCTTTTGCTGTATAAATAACCAGAGCGTATTAGAGCTTATGTTCACGAGAACTAAAAGACGATAAAGATCTATGGTTATGATTAATAATCTTATGGGTCTCAAATTTGATTTCCTACTGTCTTTTCCTCATGTGAACTTTGCCCAATACAACCCGAGTAAAcctaaaaaataacaaataggCAGCCATTATaactattaaaatattgtttatttgattggtttgtttctATGTCAATTATGTTAAAGATTCAATTTCTGTATGAATTTGAAGAATGATCTTCACTGCTGGACATCATAGTAAGTGCAATGAGAACCACCTCAGGACATTCATGAATTCTGTTATGGATTTCACGTCTGTGGTTGTGTTGCCCAAATTCATTGCACAAGCTATGCACAGAATGTGtacttgtttttatattaaagcgGTCAAATGACACAGCTAAAGCaaattttatcatttgtttcagatgtaatgcaatgtgtatacatgaacGATTTGATGttcaaaaacatgtattttccacataccgtgcatgtttgtatctcctctttcctcgtctctctgaaacacgcagatttttaacaaagcagatcgatctgaaaagcgaggtgtgctgtgattggccagttaactagtgtgtagtgattggtcgaatactgcaagcacgtgattgaaatgcaaaaaatgtcttaccatatttggagtATCAGGTTCTTAAGCAATAGTACTGATAGGTAcgtccaccttacttgcatatacatttgggtgtTTTTAGGCAAATCATACCAGGAACTGATTTGTGTGGGtatggttacatgaggcgtttccggcaggtctgggtgagcatttgcttttagatagaatgcatctttttttcgacactttaatttttgcaattttcacgtgtctaatacatgcatgggcaatttataacacaccaaagacacagaaaaacacgtgttcgcagcatttgacccctttaatttcCCTCAGTCCTGGGCGTATTGCTTAGACAATTGAAGGAAAAAGGTCATGAATATTTCCTGTGGTAAGAGTTCCACATGGAATAAGATGCAGGTTCCCACACTGGTACTTCTGGAGTTGTTTGTCCTCCTCTTAGTCACTTCTtttcacattctctctctccccctctctctatCTTCTTACAAATGATTGTAGGTGCTGAGAGCCACTGTGGTTCCTTCCATGTGGCTTGAGGGACTATGCTTCTGATGGTAGCTCTGTGCCTGATCTGTACTTATAAAACCATCTCCGCCACAGACGGTGGCCGGGACACCAGCCACAAACCACAGCTGGACTACAGCAGTCTGGGTCTGCCCCGGCAGCATATACCATACTTTCTGAACAACAACAAACGTGTGGCCAAGCTTTGCAAAGAGGATCCGCTTTGCCATTTTAAAGTAagttatttgcttttttttttaacattgaatgTTTGCATAAGTTGGTCTTAAACTAAATGTGATTGTAGTTtcataattgtttaaaaaaatgttaacagaaATGTTATTCTTTGTAATTagatgctttttgttttgcttgtacTGCATATAAAACGATGCAAAGTATTTGAAATTGTCTGGAGTTATGTGGGTTCTGTAGCGTCATAAGATGATTCTAATGCAAGATAAGGTGATGGTATTCTTCTGTGTTTGCTGTGGCAGGATGCTCTGTTGCACAGGAAGGCCTGCTGGGGTTATGAAAAGAACTGCTTACCAGAACACCGCTTCAGTTATCCTGTATGTACCAGCCTCGATTCTGGATGGTATGCCTTTTCTTCTCTGAATTATCTAAGAAGAGACACATTATATGATGACATACTTTCCAAATGTTGACGATACTTTTTAGTATTGCTGTagaatacatacatttttaaaagcaggaTTGAAAAAGTACAATTAACATGTTTAGTGCAAAAACAGAGGAAAAACGTCTTCACATACTTTAAATTAGATTAACATATCATCAATCTTGGACTGAAATCTTTTATCTTTAAAACTCCtacattacagaaaatgaaaaaaaaaatcaataattaaacactgtgttgtcaaagttgacaaactATCTTTAATACCTTTAATTGATTGAGAATTggcaaaacatacatacaacatgaagggtgaccaatagcagtgttgggtaagttactctgaaaaaataatgaattaatagtTACTAGTTACATCAATCGTAGTGTAATAGTGTAATTATAGTTATAGTAATTATAGTGTAATTATATACatcaatagtgtaattatatTACTGGATAAATTACTCTCCAAAAAGTACTTAAtaacttattactaattactatctatatcctatatcactTTTGATTAGTTTaggtgattcaaggatagacatgaaacaaatcttaattaattcaaatgaataataTTAAACCACATAAAGTACTGACTAAAGTATTGCAAATGTGAGAAAggtacattaatgcatttaaaattagagtttgaatttttatgtcaattccattattatatacattacacagtatttagttcaattacatccaaagtaactgtaatgaaattacagaaaaaataatagtaatCCCATACTTTgcttttttaagggaaaaataATTCAATCACACTATCTAATTActtagttactagttacacccaacactgaccaATAGTAGTAATGACTTGAAAAGTCAATGAAAATCATACAAAATTGAGAACTATTTTCTTTAATACAGTCTCAAAAATCTAATATTTGATAAATCACCTGACCCTAGTGTATTTAACCATATTTTCTTTCGAACATTCTCAATAGACCTTATCCATGAACATTCCTTTAAGATTTTGTATGCAATAAGTTTTGTTTAGATTATGTTTTGGCTTGTAATATGGATAACGGCTGcccttcttctctttctttagGGCGAGCTCTATTGAAGCTGCGCAGGAATTATTCTGGAAGCAAGCAGATTTTGGCTATGTGAAGGAGAGACTCAATGAGATGAAGACATTGTGCAAACCTTTGACTCCTGTGAGCTTCTCCTTCTTTCCATCTTCTCTATTTTCTCCATATGACTAAAGCTCCCATCTTACCTGTACTTGACTGATGAGCTGTGCACCTCAGGTTTTTTAAACAGAATCTGTTGAGCATCAAAACGCAGCTTATAAAGGTTTATAAGGATTGGGGCCTGTTTTATTACCTCAGCATGTTGAAACAATGTTAAGCACATACATGCAGATACAAGTTTATAACTCAAATCCTCTGGAAAGTGATTTTTACTGACATCTTTCAATATTTTTCCAAGGGAGATTCTTCTTTAAAGTGCTCAAGTCACATGCAGTTCTGCAGGGCCACAAACTTGTACCTTGATCTGCGGAGTCCCCGCAGAAGTCATGAAAGGTCAGTGATGCCATTCGAGGTTGTTGGAGGTCAAGGAAAATGCAAATCTGTTGTTTTCTGTCGGGCAAAGCTGTGAGAACTTCCTGTCTGAACCAGTCCCTGGTGTTTCTCTCATCCTTCATTCCCCTTTCTCATGTCACTGCAGGTATAAAGAGGACTTCCTGGAAATGGGCGAGACTGGTGGTCACTGCAGACTTAATAGAAAAGCACTGGCCTCAGAAGGGACACACAAAAGTCCTCTTCAGTCCTGgtaatgacatttttcaaaatagaagTAATAAAACTAGGGCTGACAAACATTTAATCCTGAAGAATCGTAtccagaataaaatgaaaattttatgaaataaaaaataaataattattgtataaaAAGTAATAAGAGTACACATTctgtacatgtatatatttcagaaatatataaaattgaataaacatttgtgtataatataatttaaattattgggaaatattaacatgtaaatatttcctaaatatgtttgcgtgtttataaaagcaaaatgaatatgcacagtacacaaacatttattttggatgcaaCTAATCCAGCCCTAAATCCACTTTATATCcttgttaattattattattataaacttcGGTATAAGACGTCATCATTTTTGTAATGAATTGATTGTATACGCTAAGAATTCCAGCACTCAGATGTCTGTTTTTTACTCTTTCAGGTTTGCAGAATTGCAAACATACTCGGAGCTTGATTTCCTCCCCGTAGATGACGGGcattgtgatgtcatcatcGATAGACCAACCGTATTTATGAAGCTGGATGCAGGTAGATatctttttatgtttgttgatAATGGACCTGCAGGTCTATGGATAACTAGCTTAGTCAAATAATAACTAAGATTTTGTCTGTGTATTTTGCAGGTGTAAACATGTACCATCATTTCTGTGACTTTGTTAACCTCTACATCTCTCAACACCTCAACAATTCTTTCAGCCGTGACATAAACATTGTCATGTGGGACACAGTAAGTGTTCCCTTTTatactaaaacaaatattttttgatttcttttttttttcaagtgcaGTGGGGTGTACAGTgtgattaaaacataattttataaaaagtttaGGATTTTGTCTTTGGACCATCTCAGTGATTATATAAGCAAATGTAGAATGTTATTATGCTACATGCTAAGTAGATTGCtaaattaaagcatttttactttttctcaGACCATTGTATATTGTAAGACATGGTATGGAGAGGTCTGTTAAGAGAGCATAAATTAGTTCAGGTGGTGTTTTGCTGAAAAAATAATAAGGAAATAAGGGTCAGAAAATAGAGTGACTTACAAAGAGACCTTATCCTGTCTATTGTTCAGTTGTTAGTGTTTCAAGGCCAAGGAAAAAAGAGCAGAACGAAAGGGGAAGACTGTTTTTATATCGTACAATATTACTGAAGGTgccaaataaaatatgacaaaataagagtgtgtgtgtttaacattgTTGCCAAGAatctaaaaatgaattaaatcaatgaaataaagagtttattttggCTTGTTTCTCAGAGTGTGTATGGATATGGCGACCTGTTCAGTGAGACCTGGCAGGCTTTTTCAGACCATGACATCATTCACCTCAAAAACTTTGACTCCAAAAGggtaaaatagttatttttaccTTTTCCCACAAATTTCTTCTTTCTTTGGGCTTTTTCtaaattcttgtttttcacagGTGTGTTTAAAAGATGCGTTTTTCTCTCTCCTTCCGAGAATGCGCTACGGTCTGTTCTACAACACCCCTCTTGTGCGTATCCTAATCATCCACAAAAAAGATTTCTCTTGATCTTTGTGTGGGCTTTATCTTAATATTCATCTGGTGTTTCTTGAGTGTCTGTTctattctttctgttttttgaCTTTGCATTTGTTCATCTTGGCTTTGCA
Protein-coding regions in this window:
- the eogt gene encoding EGF domain-specific O-linked N-acetylglucosamine transferase isoform X1, producing MLLMVALCLICTYKTISATDGGRDTSHKPQLDYSSLGLPRQHIPYFLNNNKRVAKLCKEDPLCHFKDALLHRKACWGYEKNCLPEHRFSYPVCTSLDSGWASSIEAAQELFWKQADFGYVKERLNEMKTLCKPLTPGDSSLKCSSHMQFCRATNLYLDLRSPRRSHERYKEDFLEMGETGGHCRLNRKALASEGTHKSPLQSWFAELQTYSELDFLPVDDGHCDVIIDRPTVFMKLDAGVNMYHHFCDFVNLYISQHLNNSFSRDINIVMWDTSVYGYGDLFSETWQAFSDHDIIHLKNFDSKRVCLKDAFFSLLPRMRYGLFYNTPLISDCHSEGMFRAFSQHVLYRLGVPQEGPKEGQIRVTLLARSTEYRRIINQQEFINALKTVPSFEVRVVDYKYKEMPFLEQIHITHNSDVFIGMHGAGLTHLIFLPDWAVIFELYNCQDESCYRDLARLRGVHYMTWQKRNKVFPQDKGHHPTLGEHPKFTNYSFDIDEFMRLVLLAAEHVTRHPKWRAKQARDEL
- the eogt gene encoding EGF domain-specific O-linked N-acetylglucosamine transferase isoform X2; translated protein: MLLMVALCLICTYKTISATDGGRDTSHKPQLDYSSLGLPRQHIPYFLNNNKRVAKLCKEDPLCHFKDALLHRKACWGYEKNCLPEHRFSYPVCTSLDSGWASSIEAAQELFWKQADFGYVKERLNEMKTLCKPLTPGDSSLKCSSHMQFCRATNLYLDLRSPRRSHERYKEDFLEMGETGGHCRLNRKALASEGTHKSPLQSWFAELQTYSELDFLPVDDGHCDVIIDRPTVFMKLDAGVNMYHHFCDFVNLYISQHLNNSFSRDINIVMWDTSVYGYGDLFSETWQAFSDHDIIHLKNFDSKRISDCHSEGMFRAFSQHVLYRLGVPQEGPKEGQIRVTLLARSTEYRRIINQQEFINALKTVPSFEVRVVDYKYKEMPFLEQIHITHNSDVFIGMHGAGLTHLIFLPDWAVIFELYNCQDESCYRDLARLRGVHYMTWQKRNKVFPQDKGHHPTLGEHPKFTNYSFDIDEFMRLVLLAAEHVTRHPKWRAKQARDEL